The sequence CGCGATAACGTTGAGTTAGCCATCCATGTCGGTCGCGATACCAAGAACTCGATTTTCTACGCTAGCGATAGTAACGAGACGATCGCGACGATCGGATTGGAGGATATTGTCGTCGTTCGCGATCGCAACGTAACGCTCGTAGCTCACAAGAGTCGCACTCAAGAAATCAAAAAATTGCTCCAGCAACTACAGACGGATGCACGCTTTCAGGATTTGCTGTAGAAACTGAAGACAAATCGAGTCCCCTACCATTGCAGGAGCAGGAAGCCGTGTTTGCTTTAGCGCAAAACACCTCGCGCCAGCGAGAAATTCTCGAAGTTGTCTTCCGAAATGGTTGGGAATACATGCGCCGCCTGCTGACAGGTGGGAGGGCTGACGAACCGGCGCTGCCGACCCCCGCTGTCCTGCGGAACATTCTCATCGATCTCGGTCCGGTTTACGTCAAACTCGGACAGCTATTAAGCACGCGTCCGGACATCTTGCCACCGGACTACACTGAAGCGCTCACCGCACTGCAAGCAAATGTTCCGCCGGTTGCTTGGGCGGAAGTTGAAGTCCTCATCCGCAAGCAACTCAACTGCCCGTTAGAGGATGCGTTCGAAACCATCGATCGCGAGCCGGTTGCGGCTGGGTCGATCGCGCAAACGCACCGCGCGAGGTTGATGAGTGGGGAAGAGGTAGCGCTGAAGGTGCAGCGACCGGGTATTGAAACGGTAGTCGAGCAAGATATCAGCATCATCCATGGACTGGCGGAGTTGGCATCGCGTACGGACATCGGTCAAGATTATGATGTCGTTGCCCTGGCAGAAGAGTTCACCAGCGCGCTGAGAGCGGAGTTGGATTTCACGAAGGAAGCTAATTTTACCGAGCAACTTCGGAAGAACCTTGCTGAGAGCCGCTGGTTCGATGCGGATGAGATTGTCGTACCCGCAATCAATTGGACGCTGACGTCGAGTCAGTTGCTAGTGATGGAATGGCTGAATGGTAAGCCGATCCTGACAGCAGAGTTACCTGCAGGTGAGTCCGGCGATGCCAAGCGCGATGCAACGACGACGCTGCTATTTCGAGCGTTTTTCCAGCAAATTTACATTGATGGGTTCTTTCATGCCGATCCACATCCCGGCAATATCTTCTATCTCGACGACGGGCGCATTGCCCTAATCGATTGCGGTATGGTCGGGCGGCTCGATCCCCGCACGCAACAAATTCTTACTGAGATGTTGCTGGCGATCGTCGATATCGACGCGCGGCGCTGCAGTCAGCTGACGCTCGAACTAGCCGAAGCCGGCCAGCCTGTGAACATGCTGCGTCTGGAAAACGACTACGATCGGATGCTACGCAAGTATTACAACCTATCTTTATCACAGATAAACTTCTCAGAAGTTTTCTACGAAGTCTTGCAGATCGCACGTGCAAATCGCATCCAAATGCCCAGCAGTTTGGGCTTGTATGCAAAGAGTTTAGCCAATCTTGAAGGTGTGGCGCGGGGCTTCAACCCGAAGCTAAACTTGCTCGATGAAATCAAGCCGCTGATCGCCGATCTGTTCCGCCGTCAGTTATTCGGCACTAGCCCCCTACAAACGCTGCTGCGCACGACACTCGATCTCAAAAGCTTATCGCTGCAATCGCCACGCCAAGTGGAAGTGCTACTCGATCGCATCACATCAGAAAGTCTACATTGGAATATCACACTCCGCGATCTCGACCCGCTCCGCCGAAGCTTAGACGATTCGGCCAACCGCTTGTCATTCAGCATTGTTGTGGCTGCCTTGATCGTTGGGGCGGCGATCGTATCG comes from Rubidibacter lacunae KORDI 51-2 and encodes:
- a CDS encoding ABC1 kinase family protein, with amino-acid sequence MFALAQNTSRQREILEVVFRNGWEYMRRLLTGGRADEPALPTPAVLRNILIDLGPVYVKLGQLLSTRPDILPPDYTEALTALQANVPPVAWAEVEVLIRKQLNCPLEDAFETIDREPVAAGSIAQTHRARLMSGEEVALKVQRPGIETVVEQDISIIHGLAELASRTDIGQDYDVVALAEEFTSALRAELDFTKEANFTEQLRKNLAESRWFDADEIVVPAINWTLTSSQLLVMEWLNGKPILTAELPAGESGDAKRDATTTLLFRAFFQQIYIDGFFHADPHPGNIFYLDDGRIALIDCGMVGRLDPRTQQILTEMLLAIVDIDARRCSQLTLELAEAGQPVNMLRLENDYDRMLRKYYNLSLSQINFSEVFYEVLQIARANRIQMPSSLGLYAKSLANLEGVARGFNPKLNLLDEIKPLIADLFRRQLFGTSPLQTLLRTTLDLKSLSLQSPRQVEVLLDRITSESLHWNITLRDLDPLRRSLDDSANRLSFSIVVAALIVGAAIVSANANSSQATVIGNALFAAASLIGLWLMISIVRSGRLR